A part of Desulfomicrobium baculatum DSM 4028 genomic DNA contains:
- a CDS encoding response regulator, which translates to MKKRVLLVEDDELLRLGLKSIIQTKKEYAIEADTASGKQAIRLFDSNHPDIVLLDLQLPDISGIEVLRHIKRIAPEIPVVVLTSHEENELLFEALEWGANCYVLKGAGPEELLLGIHYALLNEMFVSPKLAKLIVEAYLFVNRQRKSLPPLADLTVREKEIVRLVIDGKKSKEIADTLFISVKTVHKHRSNILEKLGLNNLADLRQRKMYVLTEMLEEDLTE; encoded by the coding sequence ATGAAAAAAAGAGTTCTGCTGGTTGAAGACGATGAGCTGCTTCGTTTAGGTCTGAAGTCCATAATTCAGACCAAAAAAGAATACGCAATTGAAGCCGACACGGCGAGCGGCAAACAAGCCATCCGCCTCTTCGACTCCAATCATCCCGACATTGTCCTCCTTGACCTCCAGCTGCCTGATATTTCCGGCATCGAGGTATTGCGTCACATCAAGCGGATCGCACCCGAAATCCCCGTGGTGGTACTTACCTCTCATGAAGAAAACGAGCTGCTTTTCGAGGCGCTGGAGTGGGGAGCAAACTGTTACGTGCTTAAAGGGGCAGGGCCGGAAGAACTGCTTCTGGGTATCCATTACGCGCTGCTAAACGAGATGTTCGTCAGCCCGAAACTGGCCAAGCTCATCGTCGAGGCCTACCTCTTCGTCAATCGCCAGCGTAAGTCCCTGCCGCCTTTGGCCGACCTTACGGTGCGGGAAAAGGAAATCGTCAGACTCGTCATCGACGGGAAAAAGAGCAAGGAGATCGCCGACACGCTCTTCATCAGCGTCAAAACCGTTCACAAGCACCGCTCGAACATCCTGGAAAAACTCGGCCTCAACAATCTTGCCGACCTTCGCCAGCGCAAAATGTATGTTCTCACCGAAATGCTGGAAGAAGACCTCACCGAATAG
- a CDS encoding PEP/pyruvate-binding domain-containing protein yields MPLFSKHDSCHLLANQDGQASRRFRHYDAFLEHNHRALRILAELEMLDRGAGLATLAFIQRRGTELLVQVKGLVESLNELSGHRYEEILSVFDTVAGELDALIQRTRPVIDGPLTLSFAELGAKDVPLAGAKAANLAQITNVLGLSAPDGFVVTTAGFDLFLRDNGLLEPVEEMLADFDPDAADKGEACRLIREKILAAPLPGALEEAMQGEFLALSRRLGRKPRMAVRSSAVGEDTAASFAGQYASVLPVEEKDLPTAYRTVLASKYTPRAILYRLRYGLSDAATPMAVAAVDLVDARASGVLYTVDPSIPTARQARIDAALGLGEQVVGGTASPDVYRVDRDSLSIARRSVQPKGDDPENMTPALADSSVVDLVRSGLRLEAHFGAPQDIEWAEDAEGRIVFLQSRPLGMTKVDKPAAALKTDGMELILSAGQTASPGRVSGKAVLVSAELQPDQVENAILVARTAAPDLAPYMSRARGLITDLGGVASHLASVAREFNVPALMDTREATTRISTGQEITLLAEEGEVYQGLIPELARKLPGREEDEGRGPIGRHLRELLERISPLNLTDPKSPEFTPGGCRTLHDLIRFAHEKAMEEMFNISRLAGESLVSRSMSANIPLAMHFIDLGGGLAEGLRTCDEIRPEHIRSKPMAALWRGLAHPGVTWAGNVDISGRNFMALMSGSMGPGGTVPLQTKSYALVSAEYLNLSVKFGYHYSNLDALCSDEPDANIITLQFSGGAGTSSGKALRIEFLSNVLGRLGYEVEISGDMLQAALRGLDCPAMEDVLDQTGRLLGCSRLLDLAIPNQTEVQTLTELFFRQEYDFLDRSEKRLPGFYASFGQWSLSEMDGLEVIMQDGARMGQTVTCALHFAASSVLGERYRKFLEKRHARHYYPVAVKRDSRHEDGRIRVDVRIEAGCVDLAAGLAFGLANVGNCLVLAADAAAGELQLLEFVNNTRQFLTRIAMKMSVGSWFGLEVRVMGKEITARVVDGRSLRFTAPRPVAGYVGLWAKGDTTAFFRNLEMDGAVQEEKRSGE; encoded by the coding sequence ATGCCCTTATTTTCCAAGCACGATTCCTGCCACCTGCTGGCGAACCAGGACGGTCAGGCCTCGCGACGTTTTCGGCATTACGATGCCTTTCTGGAGCACAATCATCGCGCTCTGCGCATCCTGGCTGAGCTTGAAATGCTGGACCGGGGGGCTGGTCTGGCCACTTTGGCCTTCATCCAGCGTCGTGGCACGGAGCTTCTGGTTCAGGTCAAGGGGCTGGTGGAATCCTTGAATGAGCTTTCAGGTCATCGGTACGAGGAGATTTTATCCGTTTTTGATACCGTGGCCGGGGAGCTTGACGCCTTGATCCAGCGCACGAGGCCGGTCATCGACGGCCCCCTGACGTTGTCTTTCGCGGAACTGGGCGCAAAAGACGTGCCTCTGGCCGGCGCCAAGGCCGCCAATTTGGCGCAGATCACCAATGTGCTCGGGCTGTCGGCTCCGGACGGGTTTGTCGTCACGACGGCAGGCTTTGATCTCTTTCTGCGCGATAACGGCTTGCTTGAGCCCGTGGAAGAAATGCTGGCCGATTTTGATCCGGACGCGGCGGACAAGGGCGAGGCGTGTCGACTGATTCGGGAAAAAATTCTGGCCGCTCCGTTGCCAGGCGCTCTGGAGGAGGCCATGCAGGGTGAATTTCTTGCGCTGTCCAGGCGACTTGGCCGCAAACCACGCATGGCAGTTCGCAGCAGCGCCGTGGGAGAGGACACCGCGGCCTCTTTTGCCGGTCAGTACGCAAGTGTGCTTCCGGTTGAAGAAAAGGATCTGCCCACGGCCTATCGCACAGTTCTGGCCAGTAAATACACGCCTCGCGCCATCCTGTACCGGTTGCGGTACGGGTTGTCCGACGCGGCCACACCCATGGCCGTGGCCGCCGTGGATTTGGTCGATGCCAGGGCCAGCGGCGTCCTGTATACTGTCGATCCTTCCATCCCGACGGCTAGGCAAGCACGTATCGACGCGGCCCTGGGTTTGGGCGAGCAGGTGGTCGGGGGGACCGCCTCGCCGGATGTATACCGGGTTGATCGTGACTCATTGTCAATCGCCCGGCGCAGCGTCCAGCCCAAAGGCGATGATCCGGAAAACATGACGCCTGCGCTGGCGGATTCGAGCGTCGTTGATTTGGTGCGCTCCGGACTTCGGCTCGAAGCCCATTTCGGCGCGCCGCAGGATATCGAATGGGCGGAAGATGCGGAAGGGCGGATCGTTTTTCTTCAGTCGCGCCCCTTGGGCATGACCAAGGTAGACAAACCCGCGGCCGCCTTGAAGACTGACGGCATGGAGCTGATCTTGTCCGCCGGTCAAACGGCATCACCCGGCAGGGTTTCGGGCAAGGCGGTTCTTGTTTCGGCGGAGTTGCAACCGGACCAGGTTGAAAATGCCATCCTTGTCGCCCGTACGGCCGCGCCCGATCTGGCCCCCTACATGAGCCGGGCCCGAGGGCTGATCACCGATCTGGGCGGAGTGGCCAGCCATTTGGCTTCCGTGGCGCGGGAGTTCAATGTCCCGGCCCTCATGGACACCCGCGAGGCCACGACGAGAATATCCACCGGCCAAGAGATCACCTTGCTGGCGGAAGAAGGGGAGGTCTATCAGGGCCTCATCCCCGAACTGGCCCGAAAGCTGCCCGGCAGGGAAGAAGATGAAGGCCGTGGGCCCATTGGCAGGCATCTGCGCGAACTGCTGGAACGCATTTCTCCCCTCAATCTGACCGACCCCAAATCGCCGGAGTTCACCCCCGGGGGGTGTCGCACTCTGCATGACCTGATCCGCTTCGCCCACGAAAAGGCCATGGAGGAAATGTTCAACATCTCCAGGCTCGCCGGTGAATCCCTGGTTTCGCGCAGCATGAGCGCCAATATTCCCCTGGCCATGCATTTCATTGATCTGGGCGGCGGATTGGCCGAGGGACTGCGTACCTGCGACGAGATTCGCCCGGAGCACATCCGTTCCAAACCCATGGCCGCGCTATGGCGGGGCCTGGCCCATCCGGGGGTGACCTGGGCCGGTAACGTGGACATCAGCGGGCGCAACTTCATGGCCCTCATGTCCGGGAGCATGGGGCCCGGAGGCACCGTGCCGCTGCAAACGAAATCCTACGCCCTGGTCTCCGCCGAATATCTGAACCTGAGCGTCAAGTTCGGATACCATTATTCGAATCTGGATGCGCTCTGTTCGGATGAGCCGGATGCCAACATCATAACCCTGCAGTTTTCGGGCGGGGCCGGCACCAGTTCCGGCAAGGCCCTGCGCATCGAGTTTTTATCCAATGTTCTTGGCCGACTGGGCTACGAGGTCGAGATCAGCGGGGACATGCTGCAGGCAGCTCTCAGAGGTCTTGACTGTCCGGCAATGGAAGATGTTCTGGATCAGACCGGCCGTCTGCTGGGGTGCAGCAGGCTGCTCGATCTCGCTATCCCGAACCAGACGGAGGTGCAGACTCTGACCGAGTTGTTCTTCAGGCAGGAATATGATTTTCTGGATCGTTCCGAAAAGCGCCTTCCCGGTTTTTACGCATCTTTCGGCCAATGGTCCCTTTCTGAAATGGACGGCCTGGAGGTCATCATGCAGGACGGGGCGCGTATGGGGCAGACAGTCACGTGCGCGCTGCATTTTGCGGCGAGTTCGGTGCTGGGCGAACGGTACCGGAAATTTTTGGAGAAGCGGCATGCCCGGCACTACTATCCCGTAGCCGTGAAGCGTGACAGTCGGCACGAAGATGGACGCATCCGGGTCGATGTGCGCATCGAGGCCGGATGCGTGGACCTCGCCGCCGGGCTGGCTTTCGGCCTGGCCAACGTGGGAAATTGTCTGGTGCTGGCTGCAGATGCCGCCGCAGGGGAGCTGCAACTGCTCGAATTTGTGAACAACACCAGACAGTTTTTGACGCGGATCGCTATGAAAATGTCTGTGGGCAGTTGGTTTGGTCTTGAGGTGAGGGTGATGGGGAAGGAGATCACCGCCCGCGTGGTTGATGGGCGCAGTCTGCGTTTCACTGCCCCCCGGCCCGTTGCCGGTTACGTCGGCCTTTGGGCCAAGGGAGACACCACGGCCTTTTTCCGGAATCTGGAAATGGATGGTGCCGTGCAGGAAGAAAAGCGATCAGGAGAGTAG
- a CDS encoding BCCT family transporter, with product MDKGKKIKKKRREPTYERKAIEMAREHYETQKQKAIHERRVFRGLQIIPTKAYYDDSLGHKPGENNWVGYGFDVHPYVFFGAGTLLLTFIIVTIMFKEQSAVFFQSVLDGIGNTFGWFYILSANFFVITMILIASSDYGKIRIGGPDALPEFSTFSWYSMLISAGMGIGLMFWSVGEPIFHYMSPSPMFDVPASTPQSAQVALGLTYYHWGIHPWGIYALVGLSLAFFAYNRGLPLTIRSIFYPLLGEKIYGFWGNIIDILSVLATLFGLATSLGLGVKQVATGLTYLFGSPNTVEFAVILIAAITFLAVLSVTAGLDKGVKLLSIGNMYLAGAFMIFLCAVGPTVYILKAFTQNIGFYIQNLPQLSFWVETYYGAEGSNWQNPWTIFYWGWWISWSPFVGMFIARISKGRTVREFILGVMIFPTILSFLWMSSFGGSALWLQIAGKVDIASAVSKDVSTALFVMLENFPLSQITSFIGITLVIVFFVTSSDSGSLVVDHLTSGGKLDSPIPQRIFWAVMEGVCAAALLMGGGLVALQSASIATGLPFTLVLLIMCYSLYKGLQEEDYHARIIEKITPATQTIQIPLGEGDSTTKIAPPATSSQGR from the coding sequence GTGGACAAAGGTAAAAAAATAAAAAAAAAGAGACGCGAGCCAACCTATGAGCGCAAAGCCATTGAAATGGCGCGCGAGCACTACGAAACGCAAAAGCAGAAAGCCATCCACGAACGACGGGTTTTTCGCGGTCTTCAGATCATCCCGACAAAAGCCTATTACGACGACTCCCTCGGTCACAAACCCGGAGAAAACAACTGGGTCGGATACGGATTCGATGTTCACCCCTACGTCTTTTTCGGCGCGGGAACTCTGCTTTTGACATTCATCATCGTGACGATAATGTTCAAAGAGCAGTCGGCAGTCTTTTTTCAAAGCGTACTGGATGGAATCGGCAATACCTTTGGCTGGTTTTACATTCTTTCGGCCAACTTCTTTGTCATCACCATGATCCTGATCGCATCCAGCGACTACGGAAAAATACGAATAGGCGGCCCGGACGCCTTGCCGGAATTCTCGACATTCAGCTGGTATTCCATGCTCATCAGCGCCGGCATGGGTATTGGCCTCATGTTCTGGAGCGTAGGCGAACCCATCTTTCATTACATGTCGCCCTCCCCAATGTTCGATGTTCCCGCCAGCACCCCGCAGTCAGCGCAGGTTGCGCTGGGGCTCACGTATTACCATTGGGGAATTCATCCCTGGGGCATCTATGCGCTGGTCGGACTCTCGCTGGCTTTTTTCGCCTACAACCGGGGACTCCCCCTCACCATCCGTTCCATCTTTTACCCACTTCTGGGTGAAAAAATATATGGATTCTGGGGCAATATCATCGACATTCTCTCCGTGCTGGCCACGCTTTTCGGTCTCGCCACGTCTCTTGGCCTGGGCGTAAAGCAGGTCGCGACGGGACTGACGTATCTGTTTGGCTCGCCCAACACAGTGGAATTCGCCGTGATCCTGATCGCAGCGATCACGTTCCTGGCTGTCCTTTCAGTGACTGCCGGTCTGGATAAAGGAGTCAAACTGCTGAGTATCGGCAACATGTATCTGGCTGGTGCCTTCATGATCTTTTTGTGCGCGGTGGGTCCGACGGTCTATATTCTCAAGGCTTTTACGCAGAATATCGGCTTTTACATCCAGAACCTGCCACAACTCAGCTTCTGGGTGGAAACCTATTACGGCGCGGAAGGAAGCAACTGGCAAAATCCCTGGACCATATTTTATTGGGGCTGGTGGATCTCGTGGTCACCCTTTGTGGGCATGTTCATAGCCAGAATCTCAAAAGGAAGGACTGTACGGGAGTTCATTCTCGGGGTGATGATATTCCCGACGATACTTTCATTCCTGTGGATGTCTTCTTTCGGCGGATCAGCCCTGTGGTTGCAGATTGCCGGCAAGGTCGACATCGCGAGTGCGGTCAGTAAGGATGTTTCAACAGCACTCTTTGTGATGCTTGAAAATTTTCCGTTGTCGCAGATCACATCATTTATCGGCATAACTCTTGTGATCGTCTTTTTTGTAACCTCATCCGATTCCGGATCATTAGTAGTGGACCATCTCACCTCAGGCGGAAAACTTGACTCTCCAATCCCGCAGCGCATTTTCTGGGCCGTCATGGAAGGCGTTTGCGCCGCTGCTCTGCTCATGGGAGGCGGATTGGTGGCGCTGCAAAGTGCATCCATCGCCACGGGGTTGCCGTTTACCCTTGTATTGCTGATCATGTGCTACAGCTTGTACAAGGGGTTGCAGGAAGAGGACTACCACGCGCGAATCATAGAAAAGATCACCCCGGCCACGCAAACCATCCAGATCCCTCTGGGAGAAGGCGACTCCACCACCAAAATCGCTCCCCCGGCAACATCAAGTCAGGGCAGGTAA
- a CDS encoding response regulator transcription factor: MEKSNFLLVEDDHLLRMGLKSMIDMHDGYTCGSDVATGREALHSFRRNPADIVLLDLQLPDMFGTEVLKKLRKIDKQVKVVVLTAHENGDFLYETLEYGANAYVLKSENPEELFMAIKCALNDDLFISPKLTKNIIKDYIFTTRQRKGLSSLQNLTPREIDVVKLIFKGKKSREIAEILAISVKTVDKHRSNILQKIGIHTFNELRQGGMYFLDLLNQN; encoded by the coding sequence TTGGAAAAAAGCAATTTTCTACTGGTTGAAGACGATCATCTTTTGCGCATGGGACTCAAATCCATGATCGACATGCATGACGGCTACACGTGCGGGTCGGACGTCGCTACCGGCAGGGAAGCCCTGCATTCCTTCAGACGAAACCCTGCGGACATCGTCCTGCTGGATCTGCAACTGCCGGACATGTTCGGAACGGAAGTCCTGAAGAAATTGCGCAAGATAGATAAGCAGGTCAAGGTTGTCGTATTGACCGCCCATGAAAACGGCGATTTTCTTTATGAAACACTGGAATACGGCGCCAACGCATATGTTCTTAAAAGCGAAAACCCCGAAGAACTTTTCATGGCCATAAAATGCGCATTGAACGACGACCTGTTCATCAGTCCCAAACTCACCAAAAACATCATCAAGGACTATATCTTCACCACACGACAGCGAAAAGGCTTGTCTTCCCTGCAAAACCTCACGCCGCGTGAAATTGATGTGGTGAAGCTGATTTTCAAAGGCAAGAAGAGCAGGGAAATCGCGGAAATCCTGGCCATCAGCGTCAAAACCGTCGACAAGCACCGCTCGAACATCCTGCAGAAAATAGGCATCCACACCTTCAACGAACTGCGTCAAGGAGGGATGTACTTCCTTGATCTTCTGAACCAGAATTAA
- a CDS encoding SLC13 family permease, producing MTFDQALVMAIIAAAIGMFLWGKWRHDMVAIGALVVCVLLGLVEPQEAFAGFGHPAVVTVACVLVLSRGLQSSGAVDVLTRTVLPANAGPTLSIAALVTLAAVLSGFMNNVGALALLMPVAIQVAGRLDLPPGKVLMPLAFGSILGGTTTLIGTPPNLIIAGFRANQPNTDAFGMFDFSLVGLPLTLAGIVFIVLIGWRLVPARRQAGAAGFEMSAYVTEVRVPEGSVTEGKQVQEIKAVLQELDAQMLDLVRNDIHVRSPRPGKILHAGDILVLEADVGALNEVLMRLGLKLEEDKLPDAPDDKDAKPVDEDHFDVLEAQEPGAGDAEPATFEDNPEDRADLAAATEESEDSPRTEETALMEMAVLPESKIVGSSASDLLLRTRYGINLLAIARQGECSMARLRSMRIKPGDVLLMQGQRDRLSGFAGNSGCVPLAQRDLRIPDKRKALMATGIMVISVSLAALGLLPAAVAFAAGVLASMALRIVPLRSVYEAVDWPVIVLLAALLPVAGAMQHTGAADLIARLLLENVAQGNALVGLAVVMLTTMVLTDLMNNAATAAVMAPIGLGAAIQLGVNPDTFLMAVAIGASCAFLTPIGHQNNTLILGPGGFRFGDYWRMGLPMDCVVVALGLPLLVWFWPL from the coding sequence ATGACTTTTGACCAGGCTCTCGTCATGGCGATTATAGCCGCTGCCATCGGCATGTTTTTATGGGGAAAATGGCGGCACGACATGGTTGCGATCGGTGCCTTGGTGGTTTGCGTCCTTCTCGGCCTGGTCGAACCGCAGGAGGCCTTTGCCGGTTTTGGTCATCCCGCCGTGGTTACGGTGGCTTGCGTGCTGGTGCTGAGTCGTGGTCTGCAATCCTCCGGCGCGGTCGATGTGCTGACCCGGACTGTCTTGCCGGCCAACGCCGGTCCGACGCTCAGCATCGCGGCCTTGGTCACCCTGGCTGCCGTGCTTTCCGGCTTCATGAACAATGTCGGCGCACTGGCTTTGCTGATGCCGGTCGCAATTCAGGTTGCCGGACGTCTGGACCTGCCTCCGGGCAAGGTCTTGATGCCTCTTGCTTTCGGGTCGATTCTGGGTGGCACCACAACCCTGATCGGGACCCCACCCAATCTTATCATCGCGGGCTTTCGCGCAAACCAGCCGAACACGGACGCCTTTGGCATGTTCGATTTTTCGCTGGTCGGCCTGCCGCTGACCCTGGCGGGCATTGTCTTTATCGTCCTCATTGGCTGGCGTCTTGTCCCGGCGCGCAGGCAGGCGGGAGCGGCTGGTTTCGAGATGAGCGCCTACGTCACCGAGGTTCGCGTGCCGGAAGGCAGCGTCACGGAAGGTAAGCAGGTGCAGGAAATAAAGGCGGTTCTGCAGGAGCTTGATGCGCAAATGCTGGATCTTGTGCGCAACGATATCCATGTCCGTTCTCCCCGGCCCGGCAAGATTCTGCATGCCGGAGACATATTGGTTCTGGAGGCAGACGTGGGGGCTCTGAACGAGGTGCTCATGCGGCTTGGTCTCAAGCTGGAAGAGGACAAGCTGCCGGATGCTCCTGACGATAAAGATGCCAAGCCTGTCGATGAAGATCATTTTGATGTCTTGGAAGCGCAGGAGCCGGGCGCGGGTGACGCTGAACCGGCCACCTTCGAAGACAATCCCGAAGATCGCGCGGATCTTGCCGCGGCAACCGAAGAGTCCGAGGACTCTCCGCGCACGGAAGAGACTGCGCTGATGGAGATGGCGGTATTGCCGGAATCCAAAATTGTCGGAAGTTCAGCCAGCGACCTGCTGCTGCGAACGCGGTACGGCATTAACCTGCTCGCTATTGCCCGTCAGGGCGAGTGCAGCATGGCGCGATTGCGTTCAATGCGGATCAAGCCCGGCGATGTGCTGCTGATGCAGGGGCAACGTGACCGTTTGAGCGGGTTTGCCGGCAATTCCGGCTGCGTGCCCTTGGCGCAGAGGGATCTGCGCATTCCCGACAAACGCAAAGCGCTCATGGCCACGGGCATCATGGTGATTTCCGTGAGCCTGGCGGCTCTGGGACTGCTGCCTGCGGCAGTGGCGTTCGCCGCCGGAGTGCTCGCGTCCATGGCGCTGCGCATCGTGCCCTTGCGTTCTGTCTACGAGGCGGTGGACTGGCCGGTGATTGTGCTGCTGGCAGCGCTGCTGCCGGTTGCCGGAGCCATGCAGCATACCGGCGCGGCCGATCTGATCGCGCGCCTGCTGCTGGAAAATGTGGCCCAGGGCAATGCCCTTGTCGGACTGGCCGTGGTCATGCTCACGACCATGGTTTTGACCGATCTCATGAACAATGCCGCAACGGCGGCCGTGATGGCTCCCATCGGGCTGGGCGCGGCGATTCAGCTCGGCGTCAATCCGGACACTTTTTTGATGGCCGTTGCCATCGGCGCTTCCTGCGCTTTCCTGACCCCCATCGGGCACCAGAACAACACCCTGATCCTCGGCCCCGGCGGATTTCGTTTTGGCGATTACTGGCGCATGGGCCTACCCATGGACTGCGTGGTCGTCGCCCTGGGGCTTCCGCTTCTGGTATGGTTTTGGCCTCTCTAG
- a CDS encoding HlyD family type I secretion periplasmic adaptor subunit: MNTQHNPVESAPSAPGPETAPPAPAQNDSRASTEPAGEHACREQQIRNFAMELDDMTRRSRITHNLLLIVIAMFFTAAIAWAAHAPLDEVVRGMGKIIPSTEIKRIQNFEGGIVKEILVREGEEVTKNQPLILLDQTQMTSRFREQQSNYLDQTLAIARLEAELAGKDTIVFPAEVQDQKPHLLKNQTELLRSRAANRQAALSVLEFDRQQRLQELKELKSRLSYLQSNHALLKKEVDMTRAMVSKGAASEMDLLRSQRQLMELAGQIADARIAIPKVNATLEAAAHRIEEGESNHRTEILQELNTIRTEMEGRKETLPALEDQVNRTTVRSPVDGTVQRVFVTTIGEAVAPGMEMLEIVPREDTLLVEAKVVPEDIAFLHPGQNADVKITAYDFSIYGSMTGKVEHISADAITDEQKKLSYYLIKVRTDSASLTSKNGKELPIIPGMVAQVDVLTGKKTVLEYIVNPIIKTARGALRER, translated from the coding sequence ATGAACACCCAGCACAATCCTGTCGAATCTGCGCCCAGCGCGCCCGGACCCGAAACAGCACCGCCAGCGCCCGCGCAAAACGATTCACGCGCATCCACCGAGCCTGCGGGAGAGCACGCCTGCCGGGAACAGCAGATCCGGAATTTTGCGATGGAACTGGATGACATGACCAGGCGCAGCAGGATTACGCACAACCTCCTGCTCATCGTCATCGCCATGTTCTTCACGGCAGCCATTGCCTGGGCGGCCCACGCTCCTCTGGACGAAGTGGTGCGAGGCATGGGCAAGATCATCCCTTCCACGGAAATCAAGCGCATCCAGAATTTCGAAGGCGGCATCGTCAAGGAAATCCTGGTGCGCGAAGGCGAAGAGGTGACCAAGAACCAGCCGCTGATCCTTCTTGATCAGACGCAGATGACATCGCGGTTTCGTGAGCAGCAATCAAACTATCTCGATCAGACCCTGGCCATCGCCCGCCTGGAAGCGGAGCTGGCAGGGAAGGACACCATAGTTTTCCCGGCCGAAGTGCAGGACCAAAAGCCGCATCTGCTCAAAAACCAAACCGAGCTTCTGCGCTCTCGCGCCGCCAATCGGCAGGCCGCCCTGTCCGTTCTTGAATTCGACAGGCAGCAGCGTCTGCAGGAACTCAAAGAGCTCAAGAGCAGGCTGAGCTATCTGCAGAGCAACCATGCGCTCCTGAAAAAGGAAGTAGACATGACCCGGGCCATGGTTTCCAAGGGGGCCGCGTCGGAAATGGATCTTTTGCGCTCCCAGCGCCAGCTGATGGAACTCGCGGGACAGATCGCCGATGCGCGTATCGCCATTCCCAAAGTGAACGCCACCCTTGAAGCGGCCGCGCACCGCATCGAGGAAGGAGAAAGCAACCATCGCACGGAAATACTGCAGGAGCTCAATACGATTCGCACGGAAATGGAAGGCCGCAAGGAAACACTTCCGGCCCTTGAAGACCAGGTGAACCGCACCACCGTCCGCTCTCCTGTTGACGGCACCGTGCAGCGGGTCTTCGTGACGACCATTGGCGAGGCTGTCGCACCAGGCATGGAGATGCTTGAAATCGTGCCCAGGGAAGACACCCTCCTGGTCGAGGCGAAAGTGGTCCCGGAGGACATCGCCTTTCTGCATCCCGGGCAAAATGCGGATGTCAAGATCACTGCCTACGATTTTTCCATCTATGGAAGCATGACGGGAAAAGTGGAACATATCAGTGCCGACGCCATCACCGACGAACAGAAAAAACTCAGCTACTACCTCATCAAGGTCCGCACCGATAGCGCGTCACTGACAAGCAAGAATGGCAAGGAACTCCCCATCATCCCGGGCATGGTGGCTCAAGTGGATGTGTTGACCGGCAAGAAAACCGTGCTTGAATACATTGTTAACCCCATCATCAAGACTGCCCGAGGCGCCTTGCGTGAACGGTAG
- a CDS encoding dihydrolipoyl dehydrogenase family protein, with amino-acid sequence MKTRKFDVIVLGSGVAGGHVATRCHKAGLSVALVESHGFGGTCPLHGCEPKKVMADAAETVERFNNASGSGPVGSAKLDWVELMRFKRTFTDDLPDKIQKHYEKLGIHTFTAAGIFAGPNTIVSGNSRLEASHICIATGSTPRELHIPGSSLLSSSNDFLAMPTLPERIAFIGGGFIAFEMAHIAAAAGAHVTIVHRSQRFLKKFDADLVKRLAEHLEKMGVKFYQNCPPHSIEKDGSALVLKAGEDGSQSFAADAIFNAAGRIPNLADLDLPTGNIDTHKGGVAVNACMQSLSNPSVFAAGDVIAETMPLTPVASVEAEVVAKNIIEGPIHEISKDVTPFALFTYPPLAGVGMLEEEAHEQGLGFDVIHGDSAGWSEYQRIGQQCAGFKLLVDKETRQLLGAHVLGDAAEETINLFALAMRKKVDVDELRSMLWAYPSFGYAIKYMFR; translated from the coding sequence TTGAAAACCCGAAAATTCGACGTCATCGTCCTGGGCTCCGGAGTCGCCGGAGGCCATGTTGCCACACGCTGCCACAAGGCCGGACTGAGCGTGGCGCTGGTGGAAAGCCACGGTTTCGGGGGCACCTGCCCTCTGCATGGTTGCGAACCCAAGAAAGTGATGGCCGATGCCGCAGAGACTGTGGAACGCTTCAACAATGCCTCCGGATCAGGCCCGGTCGGCTCCGCCAAGCTCGACTGGGTGGAACTCATGCGCTTCAAACGCACCTTCACGGACGACTTGCCGGACAAAATCCAAAAACACTACGAAAAGCTAGGCATCCACACATTCACTGCGGCCGGAATCTTTGCCGGACCAAACACCATCGTCAGCGGAAATTCACGGCTTGAAGCCTCCCATATCTGCATTGCAACCGGCTCAACTCCCAGGGAGTTGCACATCCCGGGCAGCAGTCTGCTGTCTTCCAGCAACGATTTCTTGGCCATGCCAACCCTGCCGGAGAGGATCGCCTTCATCGGAGGCGGATTCATAGCCTTTGAAATGGCCCACATTGCGGCAGCGGCCGGTGCGCACGTAACGATTGTTCATCGCAGCCAGCGGTTTCTCAAAAAGTTTGACGCCGACCTGGTGAAGCGACTGGCTGAACATCTGGAAAAAATGGGGGTGAAATTTTATCAGAACTGTCCACCCCACTCCATCGAAAAGGATGGCAGCGCGTTGGTATTGAAAGCCGGAGAAGACGGCAGCCAAAGCTTTGCGGCGGACGCAATCTTCAACGCGGCCGGGCGTATCCCAAACCTGGCGGACCTTGACCTGCCCACCGGCAACATCGACACGCACAAAGGAGGAGTCGCCGTCAACGCCTGCATGCAGAGTCTCTCCAACCCTAGCGTATTCGCTGCCGGAGACGTCATCGCCGAAACCATGCCCCTCACTCCCGTGGCCAGCGTGGAGGCGGAAGTCGTGGCCAAAAACATCATCGAAGGCCCAATACACGAAATCAGCAAGGACGTGACGCCATTCGCCCTGTTCACCTACCCGCCGCTGGCAGGCGTGGGCATGCTCGAAGAAGAGGCGCACGAGCAGGGCTTAGGATTTGATGTCATCCATGGAGATTCGGCAGGGTGGTCGGAATACCAGCGCATCGGGCAGCAGTGCGCGGGATTCAAGCTGCTGGTCGATAAAGAGACGCGCCAACTCCTCGGGGCGCACGTTTTGGGTGACGCGGCAGAGGAAACGATCAACCTATTCGCACTGGCCATGCGCAAGAAGGTCGATGTGGACGAATTGCGATCCATGTTGTGGGCATACCCGTCTTTTGGGTACGCAATCAAATACATGTTCAGATAA